In one Rhopalosiphum padi isolate XX-2018 chromosome 3, ASM2088224v1, whole genome shotgun sequence genomic region, the following are encoded:
- the LOC132924455 gene encoding uncharacterized protein LOC132924455 gives MHQNNNSNMVRVVVYIGFVVYVMALATTCCCHPVTSSEVESIARPTRPKTFGSPDELRSYLDQLGQYLAVVSRPRFGKRKPTFPSIPSAITTPRLQQYIDHQRMLNNLINREDDETYKLQYKPAAIRNSKDLYDMLFTTRRENGNNDHHQYYLMQQDVTNADIGLDSN, from the exons ATGcatcaaaataacaattctaACATGGTCAGAGTAGTGGTCTACATTGGATTTGTCGTCTATGTCATGGCCTTGGCCACAACGTGTTGCTGTCATCCCGTTACGTCTTCTGAGGTGGAAAGCATAGCTCGACCAACACGGCCTAAAACTTTCGGTTCACCAGATGAATTACGTTCATACCTAGACCAGTTAGGACAGTACTTGGCAGTAGTTTCTCGTCCGAG gtTTGGAAAAAGGAAACCTACGTTTCCAAGCATCCCGTCCGCTATCACAACACCGAGACTACAGCAGTACATCGACCATCAACGGATGCTTAACAATCTTATAAACCGAGAAGACGACGAAacctataaattacaatacaagcCAGCGGCTATAAGAAATTCAAAAGATTTGTATGACATGTTGTTTACGACACGTCGCGAAAACGGCAATAATGACCACCATCAATACTATTTAATGCAACAAGATGTAACGAATGCAGACATTGGTTtagattcaaattaa
- the LOC132927436 gene encoding protein-serine O-palmitoleoyltransferase porcupine — translation MDTQQFSLSYGGDNDVGDYLYNFPADYYELYDDQLEDENQYYQSNVNSEMHNEPSFWSNLTFHQLCTQCVVPAVWSTGNLLGTTLILCMFFRLFIVICNKIKIVPEAVLHTVCAICGVLPLIIFHEDGDVYQLILQIVLYPMFCYIVSIICILTLKHHSSIVFSALILLTLFYRECFTNDSKWQKTKSAHMLMSMKAMAILFDIQSNKLQTFPSVPQYIGYMMCAGTVYLGPFLTFQEYSNAFLLSVNWNKTKVCRIIWRIIISLLCFVLSICVVDWLFSQHLLVNNKSNSIINIFLTMYKQALEFRTGHYFVAYASTVFATVCGYHSEYNSEILVTRPLVMEWPRSLLHVVVHWNAPMHYWLKKYVFEEVLKYGNKNKKQRNRFIAVGTTYLVSSLLHGLERRLSAVLLSLAAYTYVEHQIRTKLASRFPSTFSYYAKNKYPRHNSKTYLSSLNQNNWFFWFINLMFTILNIIHLAYLGSVIDMSVDNSYNTTYQESFAPWSRVSYFSHFIMLIMFFISILL, via the exons ATGGACACACAACAGTTTTCGTTGTCTTACGGTGGTGACAACGATGTCGGAGACTACTTATATAACTTTCCAGCGG ATTACTATGAATTGTACGATGATCAATTAGAAGATGAGAATCAGTATTATCAGTCAAATGTAAATTCAGAAATGCATAATGAACCCTCGTTTTGGAGCAATCTAACATTTCACCAGTTGTGCACTCAATGTGTTGTTCCTGCTGTTTGGAGTACTGGCAATCTACTGGGAACTACACTTATTCTATGCATGTTTTTCAGATTATTCATtgttatat gcaataaaatcaaaatagttcCTGAAGCTGTCTTACATACAGTGTGTGCCATATGTGGTGTTctaccattaattatatttcatgaagATGGAGATGTGTATCAATTAATACTACAAATTGTGTTGTACCCTATGTTCTGTTACATAgtgtctataatatgtatattgactTTAAAACATCATTCTTCTATTGTGTTCTCTGCTTTAATTCTATTAACATTATTCTATCG TGAATGTTTTACAAATGATTCAAAATGGCAAAAAACCAAAAGTGCTCATATGCTAATGTCAATGAAAGCAATggcaatattatttgatattcaatCGAATAAATTACAAACGTTTCCTTCAGTTCCtcaatatataggttatatgaTGTGCGCAGGCACTGTTTACCTGGGTCCATTTTTGACATTTCAAGAATACTCAAATGCATTTTTACTCTCTGTTAATTgg aaCAAGACCAAAGTCTGTCGTATAATATGgagaataataatttcattgctTTGCTTCGTTTTATCAATTTGTGTTGTGGATTGGCTGTTTAGTCAACATTTATTAGTCAATAATAAAAG taattcaattattaacatttttctaacTATGTACAAACAAGCTTTGGAGTTCCGTACTGGTCATTACTTCGTAGCCTATGCATCTACAGTATTTGCAACTGTTTGTGGATACCACAGTGAATACAACAGTGAAATATTAGTAACCCGTCCATTGGTTATGGAATGGCCACGATCTCTTCTACACGTTGTTGTTCATTGGAATGCACCAATGCACTATTGGTTAAAAAAGT atgtaTTTGAAGAAGTACTAAAATAtggcaacaaaaataaaaaacaaagaaaCAGATTTATTGCCGTGGGGACCACATATTTAGTGAGCTCTCTATTACATGGATTAGAACGACGTTTATCAGCTGTATTACTTTCTCTTGCTGCTTATACATATGTAGAACATCAAATTCGTACAAAATTAGCATCAAGATTTCCAAGCACATTTTCTTATTATGCTAAAAACAAATATCCCCgtcataattcaaaaacttaCTTAAGTAGCTTAAACCAAAATAATTGGTTCTTTTGGTTTATTAACCTtatgtttactattttaaacattatacatttagcTTATCTTGGTTCAGTAATTGATATGTCTGTAGACAACTCTTATAATACTACTTACCAAGAATCTTTTGCTCCTTGGAGTCGAGTATCATACTTTAGTCATTTTATAATgttgattatgttttttatcagtattctactttaa
- the LOC132927349 gene encoding uncharacterized protein LOC132927349 — MVFMYRSINGNKSKICALPMPLLMGFVIGIMSVYTYYLLLNYEDNTKLTPVPVKNFNSEIKMNYNHHLVDLTKPTINHNTSILCLIFINNIDSLLMQHNVWLDKCGDNKIYVSKQKHKYIGQVVTDTYSSQPWKYYCQTIMYLHNQYNSHNIKYDWIFLAKDNVWLIYENLLHLISLLNVNKHKHNYYAGQYINDILNINAGVLFNTNTLTALVHLISNMDGCNSEISNNESQMLDYYLRKLNNVIPISNMDSYGCTLFHSINIFNAFNVKSLRPEILNKCMSRFAITFQLDLSSNYYAMFYKYVLYKIRLVTKQDLMSNSNKIISEPSPEDINIWRREALYELNLDPSNTSQTDFFYYWSKKRQIIL; from the exons ATGGTGTTTATGTATAGAAGCATAAACGGCAATAAGTCCAAAATATGTGCTTTGCCAATGCCTTTATTAATGGGCTTTGTCATTGGCATTATGTcagtttatacttattatttgctGTTGAATTACGAAGACAACACAAAGTTAACGCCAGTTccagttaaaaattttaacagtGAAATAAAGATGAACTATAATCACCATCTAGTGGATTTAACAAAACcaactataaatcataatacatctATTTTGtgtcttatatttattaataatatagactcATTACTTATGCAACACAATGTTTGGCTCGATAAATGTGGCGACAACAAAATATATGTGAGTAAACAAAAGCACAAGTATATTGGACAAGTTGTAACTGATACGTATTCATCACAACCATGGAAATATTACTGTCAgactataatgtatttacataaccaatataattcacataacattaaatatgaTTGGATATTTTTGGCCAAAGATAATGTTTGGTTAATTTATGAaaacttattacatttaatatcattattgaatgtcaataaacacaaacataattattatgccgGACAATACATTaacgatatattaaatattaatgcaggagtattgtttaatacaaatacattaacAGCGTTAGTGCATTTAATCAGTAATATGGATGGTTGTAATTCGGAAATATCCAACAATGAAAGTCAAATGTTAG attattatttaagaaaactgaataatgTTATACCAATTAGTAACATGGATTCATATGGCTGTACCTTGtttcattcaataaatattttcaatgctTTTAATGTAAAAAGCCTGAGACCTGAAATACTTAAT aaatgtatgaGTAGATTTGCTATTACATTTCAACTAGATTTATCTTCAAATTACTATGCAATGTTTTACAAGTATGTCTTATACAAAATAAGATTAGTAACCAAACAAGATCTAATGTCTAactctaataaaattatatcagaaCCATCTCCTGAAGACATAAAT ATTTGGAGGAGAGAAGCACTTTATGAATTGAATCTCGATCCTAGTAATACATCacaaacagattttttttactactggTCAAAAAAgcgtcaaattatattataa